Below is a genomic region from Billgrantia tianxiuensis.
GGGGCCCGAGTCGCCTTCGTCGACATCGATGACGCCTCCAGCCAGGCGCTGGTGGAACAGCTCAATGCGGAGACGGGGTGGGCGCCGCGCTACTGGCGCTGCGACATTCGCGATGTCGAGGCCCTGCAAGGTGTGATCGCCGAGGTGGGGCGTGAGCTGGGACCGATCCACACCCTGGTCAACAACGCCGCCAACGACGATCGCCATACCTGGCAGGAGGTCGACGTCGCCTACTGGGACGAGCGCATGTCGCTCAACTTGCGGCCGATGTTCTTCGCCGCGCAGGCAGCGGCTCACCAGATGATCGAGGCCGGCGGCGGTTCGATCGTCAATTTCGGCTCGATTAGCGTGCAGATGGCCATTCCCGAATTGTCGACCTACGTCACGGCCAAGGCTGCCGTGCATGGGCTGACCCGCAGCCTGGCCCGCGACCTGGGGCGCTACAACATTCGCGTCAACACCCTGGTGCCCGGCTCGATCCTGACCGAGCGTCAACTGCAGAAGTGGATAGGCCCGGAGGAGGAGGCGTCGATCCAGGCCCATCAGTGCCTGAAGCTGCGCCTGAAGCCTGAGCATGTGGCCCCTACGGTACTCTTTCTGGCTGCCGACGACAGTACCCAACTGACCGGTGCTGCAATACCCGTCGACGGAGGGTGGGGCTGATGAGCCAAGAACGCACGCCCGTGCTTGAAGCAAGTGGCATCGAACGCTCGTTTGGCGGCAATCAGGTGCTGTTCGGTGTTGGCCTGACGCTTTGCCCCGGCGAGGTGCATGCCTTGCTGGGTGAGAACGGCGCCGGTAAGTCCACCCTGGTGAAGATACTCGCTGGCTACCTGTCGCCCAGTGCGGGTGAGGTGCGAGTCGACGGTCAGCTCAAGCATTTCAGCGGAAGCGGTGAGGCAGAGGCGGAAGGGATCGTGATGATTCACCAGGAGCTGGCACTGGCCGAGCAACTGAGCGTGGAGGAGAACATCTTTCTGGGGCGTGAGCTGCGCCGCGGCCCCTTCCTCGACCGCCGGGCCATGCGCGAGCGCTGCCGTGAGGCACTGGCCGAACTCGAGACCCGGGTCGACCCGCGTACCAGGGTCAAGGACCTCAGCACGTCCGATCAGCAGATGGTCGAGATCGCCAAGGCGATTACCCGCGACGTGCGGGTACTGATCATGGACGAACCCACGGCGACTCTCACCGAGCATGAAGTCGAGGTGTTGTTTTCGCTGATCGAGCGGCTGCGCCATCGCGGCGTGGCAATCCTCTATATTTCACACAAGCTACGCGAGATCGAGCGGATCGCCGATCGAGTCACGGTGCTGCGCGACGGTCGGCTGATCGACAGTGCACCCATGGCCGGGCGTAGTAAGGAGGAGTTGGCGCGGCTAATGGTGGGTCGCGAGATCAGCGACATGTATCCCGAGCGCACCAAGCTGGCCAGCGACGCGGAGGTGGTGCTGGAAGCGCGCGACATCGTGATTCCCGGCGCCGTGCATGGAGCGAGCTTTACCCTGCGCCGCGGTGAAGTGCTGGGCTTCGGCGGGGTGGTCGGCGCCGGCCGCACGGCGCTTATCGAAGCGGTGTTGGGGCTGCGTACCCGCAGCGGTGGCGAGGTGCTGCGCAACGGCCAACCGGTGGCGCTGCGCCACCTGCGCGATGCAGTGCGCCAGCGCATCGCCTATCTCACCGAAGACCGCAAGGGCAAGGGCCTGGTACTCAACATGGGGCTGCGCCCTAACTTCACTCTGCTCAATCTGCGCGCCTATTGTCGGCCGCTGATCGACCGGCGGCGTGAAGAACAGGCATTTCAAGCTGCCGTCGAGCGCTTCGACATCCGCCTGCGGACTCAGGCGTCTACCGCTGCCGAACTCTCCGGCGGCAATCAGCAAAAGCTGCTGTTGGCCAAGGTCATGTCCATCGACCCCGAGATCGTGATCATCAATGAGCCGACCCGCGGCATCGATGTGGGCACCAAGCACCAGATTTACCACTTCGTGCGTGAACTCACCGACGCCGGCTGCTCGGTCATCCTGATCTCCTCGGAGATGACCGAACTCATCGGCCTCTCGCATCGGGTCGCGGTGATGTGCGCTGGGGTGCTGACCGGGGTGCTCGAGGGCGAGCAGATCAACGAACAAGAAATCATGCAGTACGCATCCGGGATCAAGGGGGTAGGAGTCGATGAACAGCGTCGTGCCTGACAACAAGCCAGTCGTGCGGAGCAGCGTCTCCGTCGACCTCAAGACCTGGGGCCCTTTCATCGCCTTGCTGGCCCTTGCGGTGTTGGGCGTGTTGATCAACCCCGCCTTCCTGGGGCTGGATAACCTCTCCAACATGCTCACTCGCAGCGCCTTCATCGGCATCATCGCCATCGGCGCCACCTTCGTGATCACTGCCGGTGGGCTGGATTTGTCGGTGGGCTCGATGGCGGCCTTCATCGCCGGGGTGATGATCATCCTCATGAACAGCCTGGTCGAGCAGTTCGGCCCGGGATTGACCACGATCCTGCTGGGCATCGGTGCCGCGTTGCTGCTGGGTCTGTGCGCCGGTTTCATCAACGGCATGGTGACCACCAAGGGCAAGATCGAGGCCTTCATCGTCACTCTCGGCACCATGGGCATCTATCGCTCGCTGGTGACCTACCTTGCCGATGGCGGGACCCTGTCGCTGGACTGGGGAGTGCGCGACATCTACCGGCCGGTCTACTACGGTCATCTGATGGGTATCCCGATTCCGGTGCTGGTGTTTCTGCTGGTGGCGGTGGCCGGCTACATCCTGCTCAACCATACCCGCTTCGGTCGCTATTGCTTTGCCATTGGTTCCAACGAAAAGGTGGCCGAGTACAGCGCCATTCATGTCGATCGCATCAAGACCATGACCTACATGCTGCAGGGCGTATGCGTGGCGCTGGCTACCATCATCTACGTGCCGCGGCTGGGCTCTGCCTCGGGCGCTACCGGGGTGCTGTGGGAACTCGAGGCGATCGCTGCGGTGATCATCGGCGGCACCGTGCTCAAGGGTGGGCACGGCCGCATCTGGGGCACGGTAGTGGGGGCGATCATGCTGACCATGATCGGCAACATTCTCAATCTGACCGATGCCATCTCCAACTATCTCAACGGTACGGTGCAGGGAATCATCATCATCGTCGCGGTGTACCTGCAGCGCGCATCGTGGAGGAAGTCGGCGCCATGAGGCGCTCTTATAGCAGCACGATAACAAGCATAAACCGCTAAGGAGCATCAGCATGCCAACCAAGAGGACCCTAGCAGCCTTCGCTGCCGCTGCAGCGTTGGGACTGCCCACTTTCGCCGCCGCTCAGGAGGTCACGATCGGCGTCTCCATTCCTGCCGCCACCCATGGCTGGACCGGCGGGGTCAACTTCCATGCTCAACAGGCGAAAGAGCGCCTCGAGTCACTCTATCCCGAGATTTCCATCACCATCACCACGGCGAGCGATCCGGGTGGACAGGCCAACGATCTCGAGGATCTGGTCTCACAACGCAACATCGATGCGCTGGTGGTGCTGCCCTTCGAATCCGGCCCGCTGACCGACCCGGTGCGGCGGGTCAAGGATGCCGGCGTGTTCGTCACCGTGGTCGACCGCGGCCTCGAGCAGGAGGGCATCGAGGATCTCTACGTCGCCGGTAACAACCACGAGCTGGGGCGTGTCTCCGGTGAGTACATTCGTGAGCAACTCGATGGTCAGGGCGACATCGTGGTGCTGCGCGGGATCCCCACGGTGATCGACGACGAGCGCGTGCAGGGCTTCCAGGAGGCCATCGAGGGCTCCGAGATCAACATCCTCGACATGCAGCACGCCAACTGGAACCGTGACGACGGCTTCGAGGTGATGCAGGATTTCCTGGCGCGTTTCGATCGCATCGATGCGGTATGGGCTCAGGACGACGATATCGCCATCGGGGTAATCGAAGCGGTACGTCAGGCTGGGCGCGAGGACGAACTCTTCATCGTCGGCGGCGCCGGCATGAAGGACATCATCAGGCGAGTCATGGAAGGGGATCGGCTCGTGCCGGTCGACGTGCTCTATCCTCCGGCAATGATCGCCACCGCCATGGATCTCACCGTGCAGCACTTCGTCTCCAACGGCCCGGTGGTTGGCGAATACATTCTCGGCTCTCCACTGATCACCCAGGAGAATGCCGAACAGTACTACTTCCCCGATTCACCGTTCTGAACGCTTCGGGCGGGCGCTCGACGCTCGCTCGATCTTTCGTCGACAACCATTGGAGAGCCGCTTATGCAAACCATCAAAGGGCCGGCGATCTTCCTTGCCCAGTTCGCCGGCGACGACGCCCCCTTCAACAGCCTGGAAAGCATCGCCGCCTGGGCAGCGGGACTGGGCTACGAAGGCGTGCAGATTCCCAGTTGGGATGCGCGTCTGATCGATCTGAGGCGTGCCGCCGAGAGCCAGACTTATTGCGACGAGATCAAGGGCACCTTGGCCGAGCACGGCCTGGCACTGACCGAACTCTCCACCCACCTTCAGGGCCAACTGGTTGCCGTGCACCCGGCCTATGACGAGATGTTCGACGGTTTTGCCGTGCCAGAGGTCAGAGGAAATCCCCGGGCGCGCCAGGCGTGGGCGGTGGATCAGCTGCATCTTGCCGCACGCGCTTCACGCAACCTGGGGCTGACCGATCACGGCACCTTTTCCGGCGCCCTGGCCTGGCCCTATGTCTACCCGTGGCCACAGCGTCCGGCTGGCCTGATCGATACCGCCTTCGACGAGCTGGCCAGGCGTTGGCGGCCCATCCTCGATGCATTCGACGAAGTCGGGGTGAACCTCTGTTACGAGATCCATCCCGGTGAGGATCTGCATGACGGCATCACCTTCGAGATGTTCCTGGAGCGGGTGGGCCATCATCCGCGCTGT
It encodes:
- a CDS encoding SDR family NAD(P)-dependent oxidoreductase, translated to MNSDVARYPSLDQRVVFITGGGSGIGAALTRAFHLQGARVAFVDIDDASSQALVEQLNAETGWAPRYWRCDIRDVEALQGVIAEVGRELGPIHTLVNNAANDDRHTWQEVDVAYWDERMSLNLRPMFFAAQAAAHQMIEAGGGSIVNFGSISVQMAIPELSTYVTAKAAVHGLTRSLARDLGRYNIRVNTLVPGSILTERQLQKWIGPEEEASIQAHQCLKLRLKPEHVAPTVLFLAADDSTQLTGAAIPVDGGWG
- a CDS encoding sugar ABC transporter ATP-binding protein; this translates as MSQERTPVLEASGIERSFGGNQVLFGVGLTLCPGEVHALLGENGAGKSTLVKILAGYLSPSAGEVRVDGQLKHFSGSGEAEAEGIVMIHQELALAEQLSVEENIFLGRELRRGPFLDRRAMRERCREALAELETRVDPRTRVKDLSTSDQQMVEIAKAITRDVRVLIMDEPTATLTEHEVEVLFSLIERLRHRGVAILYISHKLREIERIADRVTVLRDGRLIDSAPMAGRSKEELARLMVGREISDMYPERTKLASDAEVVLEARDIVIPGAVHGASFTLRRGEVLGFGGVVGAGRTALIEAVLGLRTRSGGEVLRNGQPVALRHLRDAVRQRIAYLTEDRKGKGLVLNMGLRPNFTLLNLRAYCRPLIDRRREEQAFQAAVERFDIRLRTQASTAAELSGGNQQKLLLAKVMSIDPEIVIINEPTRGIDVGTKHQIYHFVRELTDAGCSVILISSEMTELIGLSHRVAVMCAGVLTGVLEGEQINEQEIMQYASGIKGVGVDEQRRA
- a CDS encoding ABC transporter permease, coding for MNSVVPDNKPVVRSSVSVDLKTWGPFIALLALAVLGVLINPAFLGLDNLSNMLTRSAFIGIIAIGATFVITAGGLDLSVGSMAAFIAGVMIILMNSLVEQFGPGLTTILLGIGAALLLGLCAGFINGMVTTKGKIEAFIVTLGTMGIYRSLVTYLADGGTLSLDWGVRDIYRPVYYGHLMGIPIPVLVFLLVAVAGYILLNHTRFGRYCFAIGSNEKVAEYSAIHVDRIKTMTYMLQGVCVALATIIYVPRLGSASGATGVLWELEAIAAVIIGGTVLKGGHGRIWGTVVGAIMLTMIGNILNLTDAISNYLNGTVQGIIIIVAVYLQRASWRKSAP
- a CDS encoding ABC transporter substrate-binding protein; its protein translation is MPTKRTLAAFAAAAALGLPTFAAAQEVTIGVSIPAATHGWTGGVNFHAQQAKERLESLYPEISITITTASDPGGQANDLEDLVSQRNIDALVVLPFESGPLTDPVRRVKDAGVFVTVVDRGLEQEGIEDLYVAGNNHELGRVSGEYIREQLDGQGDIVVLRGIPTVIDDERVQGFQEAIEGSEINILDMQHANWNRDDGFEVMQDFLARFDRIDAVWAQDDDIAIGVIEAVRQAGREDELFIVGGAGMKDIIRRVMEGDRLVPVDVLYPPAMIATAMDLTVQHFVSNGPVVGEYILGSPLITQENAEQYYFPDSPF
- a CDS encoding sugar phosphate isomerase/epimerase family protein, which gives rise to MQTIKGPAIFLAQFAGDDAPFNSLESIAAWAAGLGYEGVQIPSWDARLIDLRRAAESQTYCDEIKGTLAEHGLALTELSTHLQGQLVAVHPAYDEMFDGFAVPEVRGNPRARQAWAVDQLHLAARASRNLGLTDHGTFSGALAWPYVYPWPQRPAGLIDTAFDELARRWRPILDAFDEVGVNLCYEIHPGEDLHDGITFEMFLERVGHHPRCHILYDPSHFVLQQLDYRGFLDVYREHIQMFHVKDAEFTPSPRQGVYSGYQSWVERAGRFRSLGDGQVDFKHIFSWMAANDYHGWAVLEWECCLKHPEAGAREGAAFIRDHIIEVTERAFDDFADGGADEAANRRLLGLD